A portion of the Lolium rigidum isolate FL_2022 chromosome 1, APGP_CSIRO_Lrig_0.1, whole genome shotgun sequence genome contains these proteins:
- the LOC124658106 gene encoding uncharacterized protein LOC124658106: MASSPKRTALALVLLCAATIMAASSTAAKDVESYSFPAFNVNTTDNLLVATNMTVATPASLLFQPERPFPEVNVSEGFLLLPDTIDLRRAGTDAGRPPAREASFNTSFTVESSASPVSFVILLDRFPTFNNRVGLRGGNDSAAGGAVPNATADGLAAVEVGTVKSYAPESPDVGLNVTVTPNGTAAAAVWIEYDAVAHLLHVYVGAAGGEPRPSRALLDTPPLSLVGQGTTQTALVGLFAGKVRDIFVGVRDWDLTVDRLDGKKKKGTSWWVILIAVLGSVAAATAILSLVAWCFVSRRRARNMEPKL, from the exons ATGGCAAGCTCTCCTAAACGTACAGCTCTCGCGCTAGTGCTGCTCTGCGCAGCCACCATCATGGCGGCGTCCTCGACGGCGGCAAAAGACGTCGAGTCCTACAGCTTCCCAGCCTTCAACGTCAACACGACCGACAACCTCCTGGTGGCCACCAACATGACCGTCGCcacgccggcgtcgctcctcttCCAGCCCGAGCGGCCCTTCCCGGAGGTCAACGTGTCCGAGGGCTTCCTGCTGCTCCCCGACACGATCGACCTCAGGcgcgccggcaccgacgccggCAGGCCGCCGGCACGCGAGGCGTCCTTCAACACGAGCTTCACGGTGGAGAGCTCCGCCTCCCCCGTCTCCTTCGTCATCCTCCTGGACAGGTTCCCGACGTTCAACAACCGCGTGGGCCTCCGCGGCGGCAACGACtcggccgccggcggcgccgtGCCGAACGCCACGGCGGACGGCCTCGCCGCGGTCGAGGTCGGCACGGTGAAGTCGTACGCGCCCGAGTCCCCGGACGTCGGCCTCAACGTCACCGTCACGCCCAACGGCACCGCGGCGGCCGCCGTGTGGATCGAGTACGACGCCGTCGCACACCTCCTGCACGTGTACGTCGGTGCCGCCGGCGGGGAGCCGAGGCCGTCGAGAGCCCTGCTCGACACGCCGCCTCTCTCGC TCGTCGGCCAAGGAACCACGCAGACCGCGCTCGTCGGTCTCTTCGCCGGCAAGGTCCGCGATATCTTCGTCGGCGTCCGTGACTGGGACCTGACGGTGGACAGGCTTGAtggcaagaagaagaagggaacgtcgTGGTGGGTGATACTGATCGCTGTGCTCGGATCCGTGGCCGCCGCGACCGCCATCCTCTCCTTGGTGGCGTGGTGCTTCGTGTCGAGGCGCCGGGCGCGCAACATGGAACCCAAGCTATAG